From the Paraburkholderia sp. PREW-6R genome, one window contains:
- a CDS encoding squalene/phytoene synthase family protein has protein sequence MNFDEYCQQKAAPPGSSTYYAVRQAPAARQPLLTALFALRREFEETVKETSDPAIGRTKLAWWQKELAALASGNASHPVAKALAAYLPDVQSEYPALQALLAGFEMDLDQARYLDYPNLRRYVQAVGGTFATLVARASAKEPAQVESWAAPLGEALLLAQCVVETGNDARHGRIYVPIDEMQRFNVTAANLINRHYSDAFTELMRFETKRARDALQSSVAAVPAGERRAQRTLLAQAALALALLDEIERDGYQVLHQRIALTPIRKLWIAWRAR, from the coding sequence GTGAATTTCGACGAATATTGCCAGCAGAAAGCGGCGCCGCCCGGCTCGAGCACCTACTACGCCGTTCGGCAGGCGCCCGCGGCACGTCAGCCGCTGCTGACCGCACTGTTCGCGTTGCGCCGCGAGTTCGAGGAGACGGTCAAGGAAACCAGCGATCCGGCGATTGGCCGCACGAAGCTCGCATGGTGGCAGAAAGAACTGGCTGCGCTTGCGTCGGGCAACGCGTCGCATCCGGTCGCGAAGGCACTCGCGGCCTATCTGCCAGACGTCCAGTCCGAGTATCCGGCGCTGCAGGCATTGCTCGCCGGTTTCGAGATGGATCTCGACCAGGCGCGCTATCTCGACTATCCCAATCTGCGCCGTTACGTGCAGGCCGTGGGCGGAACGTTCGCTACGCTCGTCGCGCGCGCGAGCGCCAAGGAACCCGCGCAGGTCGAGAGTTGGGCCGCGCCGTTAGGAGAGGCATTGCTGCTGGCGCAATGCGTCGTCGAAACGGGTAATGATGCGCGGCACGGGCGCATCTATGTTCCTATCGACGAGATGCAGCGCTTCAATGTCACCGCAGCCAATCTGATCAACCGTCACTACAGCGACGCGTTCACCGAACTGATGCGCTTTGAGACGAAGCGCGCCCGCGACGCGCTGCAGTCCTCCGTCGCCGCTGTGCCGGCTGGCGAGCGTCGTGCACAGCGCACGCTGCTCGCGCAGGCCGCGCTGGCGCTTGCGCTGCTCGATGAAATCGAGCGCGACGGGTATCAGGTCCTGCACCAGCGCATCGCGCTGACACCGATCCGCAAGCTATGGATTGCATGGCGGGCCAGATAG
- the ispD gene encoding 2-C-methyl-D-erythritol 4-phosphate cytidylyltransferase produces the protein MTSRLFALIPCAGTGSRSGAMMPKQYRSVAGRDMLHYSLAAFDACNEFAQTLLVIAPDDHHFDARRFGGLRFAVRRCGGASRQASVLNGLHGLAEFGAHDDDWVLVHDAARPGITPALIRTLVAALKDDAVGGIMAMPVADTLKRIDGASSDGRIARTEPRDGLWQAQTPQMFRVGMLRDAILRAQADGHDLTDEASAIEWLGHSPKLVQGSLRNFKVTYPEDFDLAEAILNQPVAAAKPTLVVTELRDRAP, from the coding sequence GTGACTTCCCGTCTATTCGCCCTGATTCCGTGCGCTGGCACCGGCAGCCGCTCCGGCGCCATGATGCCCAAACAGTACCGCAGCGTCGCGGGCCGCGACATGCTGCACTATTCGCTTGCCGCTTTCGACGCCTGCAACGAGTTCGCGCAGACACTCCTCGTGATCGCCCCAGACGATCATCATTTCGACGCGCGCCGCTTCGGCGGCCTGCGCTTCGCAGTGCGCCGCTGCGGCGGGGCGTCGCGTCAGGCTTCGGTGCTCAACGGTCTGCACGGCCTTGCCGAATTCGGCGCGCACGACGACGACTGGGTGCTGGTGCACGACGCCGCGCGCCCCGGCATCACGCCGGCGCTGATCCGCACGCTGGTTGCCGCACTCAAGGACGACGCGGTGGGCGGGATCATGGCAATGCCGGTGGCCGATACGCTCAAACGCATCGACGGGGCGTCGTCCGACGGGCGGATTGCCCGCACTGAGCCACGCGACGGCCTCTGGCAGGCCCAGACGCCGCAAATGTTTCGCGTGGGCATGCTACGCGACGCGATTTTGCGCGCGCAGGCCGACGGCCACGATCTCACCGACGAAGCCAGTGCGATCGAATGGCTCGGTCACTCGCCCAAGCTGGTGCAGGGCAGCCTGCGCAACTTCAAGGTGACCTACCCGGAAGACTTTGATCTGGCCGAGGCGATCCTGAACCAGCCGGTTGCGGCGGCCAAGCCGACTCTGGTAGTGACCGAGTTGCGTGACCGGGCGCCGTGA
- a CDS encoding carboxymuconolactone decarboxylase family protein → MEFLASIKALVPDYAKDIRLNLDGTIARSSLEGHDAVGVALAAAFAAKSTVIVDAIRNAGVLSPEETNGALTAAALMGMNNVWYPYIEMAGSADLKSQPAQLRMNAYASHGGVDKRRFEMYALAASIIGKCHFCVKSHFDTLVAEGMSSTQLRDVGRIAAVVNAAAQCIAAEGK, encoded by the coding sequence ATGGAATTCCTGGCTTCGATCAAGGCACTCGTGCCTGACTACGCGAAAGATATCCGGCTGAATCTGGACGGCACCATTGCACGCTCGTCGCTGGAAGGCCACGACGCGGTGGGCGTTGCGCTCGCGGCGGCCTTCGCGGCGAAGAGCACCGTGATCGTCGATGCAATCCGCAACGCCGGCGTGCTCTCGCCCGAAGAAACCAATGGCGCGCTGACCGCCGCCGCATTGATGGGCATGAACAATGTCTGGTATCCGTACATCGAGATGGCGGGCAGCGCGGATCTGAAATCACAGCCGGCGCAGCTACGGATGAACGCTTACGCGTCGCATGGCGGCGTGGACAAGCGGCGCTTCGAGATGTATGCGCTGGCGGCGTCGATCATCGGCAAATGCCACTTCTGCGTGAAGTCGCACTTCGACACGCTGGTCGCCGAGGGCATGAGTTCCACGCAGTTACGCGACGTAGGCCGGATTGCGGCCGTGGTGAACGCGGCCGCGCAGTGTATCGCCGCTGAGGGCAAGTGA
- the ispF gene encoding 2-C-methyl-D-erythritol 2,4-cyclodiphosphate synthase translates to MDLRIGQGYDVHALVPGRPLIIGGVTIPYERGLLGHSDADVLLHAITDALFGAAALGDIGRHFSDTDARFAGADSRALLRECVARVKAAGFSIANVDSSVVAQAPKLAPHIEAMRAHIAADLGLPVDRVNVKAKTNEKLGYLGRSEGIEAQAAVLLIKG, encoded by the coding sequence ATGGATTTAAGAATTGGACAAGGCTACGACGTGCATGCGCTGGTGCCGGGGCGCCCGTTGATCATCGGCGGCGTGACGATTCCGTATGAGCGCGGCCTGCTTGGCCATTCGGACGCCGACGTGCTGCTGCATGCCATTACCGACGCGCTGTTCGGCGCGGCCGCATTGGGCGACATCGGCCGTCATTTCTCGGATACCGACGCCAGATTCGCCGGCGCGGACAGCCGTGCGCTGTTGCGCGAATGCGTTGCCCGCGTGAAGGCGGCGGGTTTTTCGATTGCGAACGTGGACAGCAGCGTGGTGGCGCAGGCGCCGAAGCTCGCGCCGCATATCGAAGCGATGCGCGCCCATATTGCCGCTGACCTCGGCTTGCCGGTCGATCGAGTCAACGTGAAGGCCAAGACCAACGAGAAGCTCGGCTATCTGGGCCGCAGTGAGGGGATCGAAGCGCAGGCGGCAGTGCTGCTGATCAAGGGATGA
- a CDS encoding DUF1501 domain-containing protein: MKRRSFLSMGAAAGATLWLPRAFGGQSGSLDTGALPTRGYDNLLVLIELKGGNDGLNTVIPFADPLYYTLRRNIGIKREQAIPLDERTALHPALEPLMPLWNSRQLAIVQGVSYAQPNLSHFRSIEIWDTASRSDQYLREGWLTRAFAQTPVPPGFAADGVVIGSAEMGPLANGARAIALVNPAQFVKASRLVTPVSLHERNPELAHILDVENDIVKAADRLRPTQAQAQLKTVFPGGAFGSSIRTAMQVLAASDAPGAARSPAQSDKPQWLPKSGQGVAVIRLTLNGFDTHQNQPGQQAALLTQLAQGLAAMKSALIELGRWDDTLIMTYAEFGRRPRENQSNGTDHGTVAPHFVTGGRVRGGLFGVPPVLAHLDGNGNLPVGVDFRQMYATVLGPWWGLDAATILQQRFEPLPILRV, from the coding sequence ATGAAACGACGCAGCTTTCTTTCGATGGGCGCGGCCGCGGGCGCAACGCTCTGGTTGCCGCGCGCGTTCGGCGGGCAGAGCGGCAGCCTCGACACCGGCGCGTTGCCGACTCGCGGTTATGACAACCTGCTCGTCCTGATCGAGCTGAAGGGCGGCAACGACGGACTGAACACCGTGATTCCGTTTGCCGATCCGCTGTACTACACGTTACGCCGGAATATCGGCATCAAACGCGAGCAGGCGATTCCGCTCGACGAGCGTACTGCGCTGCACCCGGCGCTCGAGCCGCTCATGCCGCTCTGGAACAGCCGGCAACTGGCGATCGTTCAGGGCGTGAGCTATGCGCAGCCGAACCTGTCGCATTTCCGCTCGATCGAGATATGGGATACCGCGTCGCGCTCCGACCAATATTTGCGCGAAGGCTGGCTCACACGGGCGTTCGCGCAGACGCCCGTGCCGCCGGGCTTCGCCGCGGACGGTGTGGTGATCGGCAGCGCCGAGATGGGGCCGCTCGCCAATGGCGCTCGCGCCATTGCGCTAGTCAATCCTGCGCAGTTCGTGAAGGCTTCGCGGCTTGTGACACCCGTGTCGTTGCATGAGCGCAATCCTGAACTGGCGCATATCCTCGATGTCGAGAACGACATCGTGAAGGCCGCGGACCGGCTGCGTCCCACCCAGGCGCAGGCGCAATTGAAGACCGTGTTTCCGGGCGGCGCATTCGGCAGTTCGATCAGGACGGCGATGCAGGTGTTGGCCGCAAGCGACGCCCCGGGCGCGGCCCGCTCGCCCGCCCAATCTGACAAGCCGCAATGGCTGCCGAAGAGCGGGCAGGGCGTCGCGGTGATACGGCTCACGCTGAACGGCTTCGATACGCATCAGAACCAGCCGGGTCAGCAGGCGGCGTTGCTCACGCAACTCGCGCAAGGACTGGCGGCCATGAAGTCGGCGCTGATCGAACTCGGCCGTTGGGACGACACCCTGATCATGACGTACGCCGAATTCGGCCGGCGTCCGCGTGAGAATCAAAGCAATGGGACGGATCACGGGACTGTCGCGCCGCATTTCGTCACCGGCGGCCGGGTGCGCGGCGGTCTGTTTGGCGTGCCGCCCGTACTCGCGCATCTGGACGGCAACGGCAATCTGCCAGTGGGCGTGGATTTCAGGCAGATGTATGCGACGGTGCTCGGACCGTGGTGGGGACTCGATGCGGCGACGATCCTGCAGCAGCGATTCGAGCCGTTGCCGATCTTGCGCGTGTAA
- the ompR gene encoding two-component system response regulator OmpR, with the protein METKNPSKILVVDDDPRLRDLLRRYLGEQGFNVYVAENAPSMNKLWVRERFDLLVLDLMLPGEDGLSICRRLRGSNDRTPIIMLTAKGEDVDRIVGLEMGADDYLPKPFNPRELVARIHAVLRRQSPSELPGAPSETTEVFEFGEFALNLATRTLTKAGQEIPLTTGEFSVLKVFARHPRQPLSREKLMELARGREYEVFDRSLDVQISRLRKLIEPDPGSPRFIQTVWGLGYVFIPDGAA; encoded by the coding sequence ATGGAAACTAAAAACCCTTCAAAAATCCTCGTCGTCGACGACGATCCACGCCTGCGCGATCTGCTGCGCCGCTACCTCGGTGAACAGGGCTTCAATGTCTACGTTGCCGAGAACGCGCCGTCCATGAACAAGCTCTGGGTGCGTGAGCGATTCGACCTGCTCGTGCTGGATCTGATGCTGCCCGGCGAGGACGGCCTGTCGATCTGCCGCCGTCTGCGCGGCAGTAACGACCGCACGCCGATCATCATGCTCACCGCGAAGGGTGAAGACGTCGACCGTATCGTCGGCCTGGAAATGGGCGCCGACGACTACCTGCCCAAGCCGTTCAATCCGCGCGAACTGGTCGCTCGCATTCATGCGGTGCTGCGCCGTCAGTCGCCGTCCGAACTGCCGGGCGCGCCGTCCGAGACCACCGAGGTGTTCGAGTTCGGTGAGTTTGCACTGAACCTCGCCACGCGCACGCTCACCAAGGCCGGCCAGGAAATTCCGCTTACCACCGGCGAGTTCTCCGTGCTGAAGGTGTTTGCGCGTCATCCGCGCCAGCCGCTGTCGCGTGAAAAGTTGATGGAACTGGCACGCGGCCGTGAATACGAAGTGTTCGACCGCAGCCTCGACGTGCAGATTTCGCGTCTGCGCAAGCTGATCGAACCGGACCCGGGCAGCCCGCGTTTCATTCAGACAGTGTGGGGTCTGGGCTACGTATTCATCCCCGACGGTGCAGCCTGA
- a CDS encoding peroxiredoxin: MKTVGDKLEAFTVTAAKPGFNHHEENGVSAFEEITEQSFPGKWKIIYFYPKDFTFVCPTEIVEFGKLAKDFEERDAVLMGGSVDNEFVKLAWRREHKDLDKLNHYSFGDVKGELIDQLGVRDKEAGVALRATFIVDPDNTIQHVSVNNLNVGRNPEEVLRILDGLQTDELCPCNRAVGGATL; encoded by the coding sequence ATGAAAACTGTTGGCGATAAACTCGAAGCGTTCACCGTCACGGCTGCGAAGCCGGGCTTTAACCATCACGAAGAGAACGGCGTGTCGGCCTTCGAAGAAATCACGGAGCAGTCGTTCCCGGGCAAGTGGAAAATCATCTACTTCTATCCGAAGGATTTCACGTTCGTATGCCCGACGGAGATCGTCGAATTCGGCAAGCTCGCGAAAGATTTCGAAGAACGCGACGCGGTGTTGATGGGCGGCAGTGTCGACAATGAGTTCGTCAAGCTCGCATGGCGCCGCGAGCATAAGGATCTGGACAAGCTCAATCACTATTCTTTCGGCGACGTGAAAGGCGAACTGATCGACCAGCTCGGCGTGCGCGACAAGGAAGCGGGCGTCGCGCTGCGCGCCACCTTTATCGTCGACCCGGACAACACGATCCAGCACGTGTCGGTCAACAACCTGAACGTCGGCCGCAACCCGGAAGAAGTGCTGCGCATTCTCGACGGTCTGCAAACGGACGAACTATGCCCGTGCAACCGCGCAGTCGGCGGCGCAACGCTTTAA
- a CDS encoding ATP-binding protein, translating to MRIDRRLLTLAFGGLFWRTFLLIALLIAVSLAAWFQSFRVIEREPRAQRVALQLVAIVKLTRTALLYSDPDLRRALLQDLESNEGVRVYPRETTDKYKLQPDESLNRLIEHDIRGRLGDDTVIAQSVNDIPGVWISFKIDDDDYWVALDRDQLDNATGLQWAGWGVFALALSLFGAAFITSLVNRPFARLAMAARKVGSGQSPEPLPERGMGVAAETNRSFNQMVQDLEQLEADRALMLAGISHDLRTPLARLRLETEMSPSDQSTKDAMVDDIEQMDMIIGRFLDYARPVQRVPEPVDLSVIAGELAARMQSEDSMRLITRLAPSAVIEADETDMRRVVGNLLENARKYGLSDGDGIPHVILETRVSHSRVELSVVDEGPGIPEDQLALVTRPFYRVNSARTQANGTGLGMAIVQRLVGRYRGALRLRNRTPGPGLEVTIEFPLAKGV from the coding sequence ATGCGGATCGACCGGCGCCTCCTGACGCTCGCGTTCGGCGGCCTTTTCTGGCGGACCTTTCTGCTGATCGCACTGCTGATCGCAGTCAGTCTCGCCGCGTGGTTCCAGAGCTTCCGGGTGATCGAACGCGAGCCGCGCGCGCAGCGCGTGGCGCTGCAGCTGGTCGCTATCGTCAAGCTCACACGCACCGCACTCCTTTATTCCGATCCCGACTTGCGGCGCGCGTTGCTGCAGGATCTGGAAAGCAATGAAGGGGTGCGCGTGTACCCGCGCGAAACCACCGACAAGTACAAGCTCCAACCCGACGAATCGCTCAATCGGCTGATCGAGCATGACATTCGCGGCCGCCTTGGCGACGACACCGTGATCGCGCAGAGTGTCAACGACATCCCCGGCGTATGGATCAGCTTCAAGATCGACGACGACGATTACTGGGTTGCGCTCGACCGCGACCAGCTCGACAACGCGACCGGATTGCAGTGGGCCGGCTGGGGCGTCTTCGCGCTCGCGCTCTCGCTATTCGGCGCGGCGTTCATCACGAGCCTCGTGAACCGGCCATTCGCCCGGCTCGCGATGGCCGCGCGCAAGGTCGGTTCCGGTCAGTCGCCGGAGCCATTGCCGGAGCGCGGCATGGGTGTGGCCGCCGAGACCAACCGCAGTTTCAACCAGATGGTGCAGGATCTCGAACAGCTGGAGGCCGATCGCGCGCTGATGCTGGCCGGCATCTCGCACGACCTGCGCACGCCGCTCGCGCGCCTGCGGCTCGAAACCGAAATGAGCCCGTCCGACCAGAGCACCAAAGATGCGATGGTGGACGACATCGAACAGATGGACATGATCATCGGGCGCTTTCTCGACTACGCGCGGCCCGTGCAACGCGTGCCGGAACCTGTCGACCTTTCGGTGATCGCAGGAGAACTGGCGGCGCGAATGCAAAGCGAAGACAGCATGCGGCTCATCACGCGGCTTGCGCCGTCGGCGGTGATCGAAGCGGACGAAACCGACATGCGGCGCGTGGTCGGCAATCTGCTGGAGAATGCGCGCAAATATGGCTTGAGCGACGGCGACGGCATTCCGCATGTGATCCTGGAGACGCGCGTGTCGCATTCGCGTGTGGAGCTGTCGGTAGTCGACGAAGGACCCGGTATTCCGGAGGATCAGCTGGCGCTCGTCACGCGGCCGTTCTATCGTGTTAACTCGGCGCGCACGCAAGCGAATGGCACGGGCTTGGGCATGGCCATTGTCCAGCGCCTCGTCGGTCGTTACCGCGGCGCGCTGCGCCTGCGCAATCGCACGCCCGGTCCGGGGCTCGAGGTGACGATCGAGTTTCCGCTCGCCAAAGGCGTGTAA
- a CDS encoding DUF1800 domain-containing protein yields the protein MSAACNRTATLTHDVGPTRDSKMTWQAAGNVGRQVAKCATTAAALTVWVTSICAAPATAAPASAFAFASASTQSGQSQARLQRTAHQPRARQHGSRPDASLSTEADLLDANDARFFLTRVGFAPDDAELAQYVGLTREQAVDKVLAGTRTEALSPLPEWVLEPIPSRDVRKSWTDDQRRAEQRRRGQRYDELRAWWVREMLSTTTPLTERMTLFWHNHFTSGEDKVSYPQLMAQQNMLLRRDALGNFGELLHDVAKDPAMLQYLDGASNRKGKPNENFAREVMELFTLGEGHYSQRDVTEAARAYTGWSLDPDAQSYVWRANQHDDGEKTVLGQTGPFDGDQVLDILLAQPETATFVTTKLWREFVSDTPDPARIAPIAAQFRASHYDIKVALRGLFLTDAFWSDDERGVLVKSPAEFVVGTLREFDIGYDNTAPFVAQIRTLGENLFYPPNVKGWPGGTSWINSSTLLARKQFVEQLFRATEAANLKRMNHASDARLAVNAASGGVESGQPMQRSAARVGRAGEGGVRFDIDTWLARYNTTPTSRPGLSVELQMQHAVLPLAPVDAIETDSTASAYLQALLMDPAYQLK from the coding sequence ATGAGCGCCGCGTGCAACCGCACGGCGACGCTGACTCACGACGTCGGGCCAACCCGGGATTCGAAGATGACATGGCAGGCAGCAGGTAACGTAGGTCGACAGGTTGCAAAGTGTGCTACGACCGCGGCCGCGCTGACCGTGTGGGTCACATCGATCTGCGCGGCGCCGGCCACCGCCGCACCGGCATCCGCATTCGCATTCGCATCCGCATCCACCCAATCTGGCCAGTCTCAAGCCCGCCTTCAGCGCACGGCCCATCAGCCCCGCGCGAGGCAGCATGGGTCGAGGCCGGACGCGAGCCTGTCAACCGAAGCCGATCTGCTCGACGCAAACGACGCCCGCTTTTTCCTCACGCGCGTCGGTTTCGCGCCCGATGACGCCGAGCTTGCGCAGTACGTCGGACTCACGCGTGAACAGGCCGTCGACAAGGTGCTCGCCGGCACGCGCACCGAGGCGCTCTCGCCGTTGCCCGAGTGGGTGCTCGAACCGATCCCGTCGCGCGACGTCCGCAAGAGCTGGACAGACGATCAGCGGCGCGCCGAGCAGCGTCGCCGTGGTCAGCGTTATGACGAGTTGCGCGCGTGGTGGGTGCGCGAAATGTTGAGCACCACGACGCCGCTGACCGAACGCATGACACTTTTCTGGCACAACCATTTCACGTCCGGCGAGGACAAAGTGAGTTACCCCCAGTTGATGGCGCAGCAGAACATGCTGTTGCGGCGTGATGCGCTCGGCAACTTTGGCGAGCTTTTGCACGACGTCGCGAAAGATCCGGCCATGCTGCAATACCTGGACGGCGCGAGTAATCGCAAGGGCAAGCCGAACGAGAATTTTGCGCGCGAAGTGATGGAGCTGTTCACGCTCGGCGAGGGGCACTACTCACAGCGCGACGTGACCGAGGCCGCGCGCGCCTATACCGGCTGGAGCCTCGATCCCGATGCGCAGTCCTATGTGTGGCGAGCGAATCAGCACGACGACGGCGAGAAGACCGTGCTGGGTCAAACCGGTCCGTTCGATGGCGACCAGGTGCTCGATATCCTGCTCGCGCAGCCGGAAACCGCGACCTTCGTCACGACGAAGCTCTGGCGCGAGTTCGTCTCCGATACGCCCGACCCGGCGCGCATCGCGCCGATCGCCGCGCAATTTCGCGCGAGCCATTACGACATCAAGGTGGCATTGCGCGGCCTTTTTCTGACCGACGCGTTCTGGAGCGACGACGAGCGCGGCGTGCTGGTGAAATCGCCGGCCGAATTCGTCGTCGGCACGTTGCGCGAGTTCGATATCGGCTATGACAACACCGCGCCGTTCGTCGCCCAGATCCGCACGCTCGGTGAAAACCTGTTCTATCCACCGAACGTCAAAGGGTGGCCAGGCGGCACCAGCTGGATCAACAGTTCCACGCTGCTTGCGCGCAAGCAGTTCGTCGAGCAGCTTTTCCGCGCGACCGAGGCCGCGAATCTGAAGCGGATGAACCATGCGAGCGACGCGAGGCTCGCGGTGAACGCCGCGTCCGGCGGCGTCGAATCCGGCCAGCCGATGCAGCGCAGTGCGGCGCGGGTCGGACGGGCAGGCGAGGGCGGCGTACGCTTCGATATTGATACATGGCTCGCGCGCTACAACACTACGCCGACGTCACGACCGGGACTCTCTGTCGAGTTGCAGATGCAGCACGCGGTGTTGCCGCTTGCGCCCGTCGATGCGATCGAAACGGATTCGACCGCCAGCGCGTATCTTCAGGCATTGTTGATGGACCCGGCGTATCAGCTCAAATGA